A window of Psychroflexus sp. ALD_RP9 contains these coding sequences:
- a CDS encoding response regulator, translating into MNISENTYHILLVEDNPGDAFLVKDYLSEKIINPIIDHVTNFKQAEASLKEKHFDIILLDLSLPDLNGEELITKMLDLSGDTPILILTGFPDIDFSLNSLKLGVSDYLVKDELNATALFKSIVYNIERKKTFSRLETSEKRYSDLFHLSPQPMWVYNEKTLRFLDVNKAAIEKYGYNEEEFLKLKLTDIQNTFSGKLNALLQNTKGREKMFLQNLSQHKTKNGDLIKVEIKNTRINYKHGFAILCIATDISERLSYFQALKKQNEKLSEIAWIQSHMVRSPLTKIMGIVDLLKSKEITDEEFTYLIKSLEDSSRDLDEIIRKINKKSKNINLNQQLS; encoded by the coding sequence ATGAATATATCTGAAAATACATATCACATTTTATTAGTTGAAGATAATCCAGGTGATGCATTTCTTGTTAAAGACTATTTAAGTGAAAAGATTATTAATCCTATTATAGATCACGTTACTAATTTCAAGCAAGCTGAAGCTTCATTAAAAGAAAAGCATTTTGATATTATTTTGTTAGACTTATCTTTACCAGATTTAAACGGAGAAGAACTTATTACCAAAATGCTAGATTTATCTGGCGATACACCAATTTTAATACTAACTGGTTTTCCCGATATAGACTTTAGTTTAAATTCACTTAAGCTTGGTGTTTCAGATTATTTAGTAAAAGACGAATTAAACGCAACAGCTCTATTTAAAAGTATTGTTTACAATATAGAGCGTAAAAAAACATTTTCGAGACTTGAAACTTCTGAAAAACGCTATAGCGATTTGTTTCATTTAAGTCCGCAACCAATGTGGGTTTATAACGAAAAAACTTTGCGTTTTTTAGATGTTAATAAAGCAGCTATAGAAAAATATGGCTATAACGAAGAAGAGTTTTTAAAACTAAAATTAACCGATATTCAAAATACCTTTAGTGGTAAATTAAATGCTTTACTTCAAAATACAAAGGGTAGAGAAAAAATGTTCTTGCAAAATTTATCTCAACATAAAACCAAAAATGGTGATTTAATAAAGGTTGAAATTAAAAACACAAGAATTAATTATAAACATGGCTTTGCTATTTTATGTATAGCAACCGATATTTCTGAACGCTTAAGCTACTTTCAAGCCTTAAAAAAACAAAATGAAAAGCTAAGTGAAATTGCATGGATACAATCTCACATGGTAAGATCTCCATTAACCAAAATAATGGGTATTGTAGATTTGCTTAAAAGTAAAGAAATTACTGATGAAGAGTTTACTTATTTAATAAAAAGCTTAGAAGATTCATCTAGAGATTTAGATGAAATTATTCGAAAAATTAATAAGAAGTCTAAAAATATAAATTTAAACCAACAACTTTCATGA
- a CDS encoding two-component system response regulator — protein sequence MNFQTLLVDDDQVILFLHQKMCQLSNFDSQAITLDSGEKLLKYIQENDQEEANFVVFLDINMPGLNAWEVLEHFKKITIHANLFVILVTSSVDNADKTKAKDYNLIIDFIEKPIKVEQLKDLQKHPELKHLF from the coding sequence ATGAATTTTCAGACACTACTTGTAGATGATGATCAAGTAATACTGTTTTTACATCAAAAAATGTGTCAGCTATCAAATTTTGATTCTCAAGCAATTACATTAGATTCTGGCGAAAAATTACTAAAATATATTCAAGAAAATGATCAGGAAGAAGCTAACTTTGTCGTTTTTTTAGATATTAATATGCCTGGTTTAAATGCTTGGGAAGTGTTAGAACACTTTAAAAAAATTACAATACACGCAAATCTATTTGTTATTTTAGTAACCTCTTCTGTAGATAATGCTGATAAAACCAAAGCAAAAGATTATAACTTAATTATAGACTTCATTGAAAAACCGATTAAAGTAGAGCAACTTAAAGATTTGCAAAAACATCCTGAATTAAAACATTTATTTTAA
- a CDS encoding HD domain-containing protein: MTEVELIKKTKQFVKHKLADAEAGHDWFHIQRVYQLALYIAQKEGINDLLIIKLGALLHDIADAKFHDGNEDLAPQIAGQFLEKHLVNVSVINEVKLIIKHISFKTEAASYTSDHLKILQDADRLDAMGAIGIARAFNYGGFKNRALYNPEIPSKPQQSKAEYKASKAPTLNHFDEKLLLLKDQMHTKTAKRIAQERHDYMLNFVERFKQEWHLEIDEV; this comes from the coding sequence ATGACTGAAGTAGAATTAATAAAAAAAACCAAACAATTTGTTAAGCATAAATTAGCTGATGCAGAAGCAGGTCATGACTGGTTTCATATTCAGCGTGTTTATCAGTTAGCACTTTATATAGCTCAAAAAGAAGGTATCAACGATTTACTCATTATTAAATTAGGTGCTTTATTACATGATATTGCAGATGCAAAATTTCATGATGGAAACGAAGATTTAGCACCTCAAATAGCCGGTCAATTTTTAGAAAAGCATTTGGTAAATGTTTCAGTTATTAATGAAGTTAAATTAATTATTAAGCATATTTCATTTAAAACAGAAGCGGCTAGTTATACTTCTGATCATCTAAAAATACTTCAAGATGCAGATCGTCTAGATGCTATGGGCGCTATAGGAATTGCCAGAGCTTTTAATTATGGTGGTTTTAAAAATAGAGCTTTATATAATCCAGAAATTCCTTCAAAACCTCAACAGTCTAAAGCTGAATATAAAGCATCTAAAGCACCAACTTTAAATCATTTTGATGAAAAACTTTTATTATTAAAAGACCAAATGCATACTAAAACAGCTAAAAGAATAGCCCAAGAGCGACACGATTATATGTTAAACTTTGTTGAAAGATTCAAGCAAGAATGGCATTTAGAGATAGATGAAGTTTAA
- a CDS encoding cation diffusion facilitator family transporter yields the protein MTHHHHSQKNLGVSILLNIGITLAQVIGGLFSGSLALLSDALHNFTDVVSLIISYVAANLSKKDASLSKTFGYKRAEIIAAFINASTLIVIAIILIVEAVERFFNPQSIDSSLVIWLSVLAIIGNGISVLLLLNDRKKNMNLASAYVHLFTDMLASVAVLIGGLLMKFYSLFWIDSFLTAAIAIYLIIVGIKLLRNSFSVLMLFTPESIEIDELVNDINQLDHVKHMHHVHIWQLNEAEIHLEAEIDLSENISITDFEAILEQIEVILLQKYGINHINIQPEFNKTDDKNIIVQD from the coding sequence ATGACGCATCACCACCATTCACAAAAAAATTTAGGTGTAAGCATTTTACTTAACATCGGCATTACTTTAGCTCAAGTTATTGGCGGTTTATTTAGTGGAAGTTTAGCTTTATTGTCTGATGCTTTACATAATTTTACAGATGTTGTTTCATTAATTATTAGCTATGTTGCTGCTAATCTTTCAAAAAAAGACGCTTCTTTAAGTAAAACTTTTGGTTATAAACGTGCCGAAATAATTGCAGCTTTTATAAATGCTTCAACATTAATAGTAATTGCTATCATCTTAATTGTTGAAGCTGTAGAACGATTTTTTAATCCTCAATCTATCGATTCTTCCTTAGTGATTTGGCTTTCAGTATTAGCAATAATTGGTAATGGTATTAGTGTTTTATTGCTCTTGAATGATCGTAAAAAGAACATGAATTTAGCTTCAGCTTATGTTCATTTATTTACTGATATGCTTGCATCAGTAGCAGTGTTAATTGGTGGTTTATTAATGAAATTTTATAGTCTATTTTGGATTGATAGTTTTTTAACCGCAGCTATTGCTATTTACCTTATTATTGTTGGTATTAAACTCTTACGGAATTCATTTAGCGTATTAATGTTATTTACGCCAGAATCTATAGAAATAGATGAGTTAGTTAATGATATTAATCAGCTTGATCATGTTAAACACATGCATCACGTTCATATATGGCAATTGAATGAAGCTGAAATTCATCTTGAAGCTGAAATTGATTTAAGTGAAAATATTTCAATAACAGATTTTGAAGCTATTTTAGAACAAATTGAAGTTATTTTACTTCAAAAATATGGCATTAATCACATTAATATTCAGCCAGAATTTAATAAAACCGACGATAAAAATATTATTGTACAAGACTAA
- a CDS encoding GAF domain-containing sensor histidine kinase — protein MTTTQLDRKISEEERLNELYNYKILNTGPDEALNELTEIASALCGTNISLISLIDHDRQYFKSCKGLNVTETPRNISFCTHAIQQPDELFIVNDASADDMFKDNPLVTSNPHIRFYAGAPLISKNGYALGTLCVIDQQPYHLNESQKKALKKLAKQASRILEFHKQERYLRESRIQINEQSKLIKEIVFTLAHDLKSPITSTSSLLEILKEDYKKTLDEKALQYINYALQSNHKVLHLIEETLEFAKTGVDENSFTSINTEECVKSAIQLYKSEIQKNKVDIKFENLPTVESVEMPLNIVFRNLISNAIKYRHPNRDLIINITAEHLDNYWKFNVIDNGIGIDKKNFEHIFKLFRRLHNDDKGIGMGLALCKKIVLSLGGKIWVKSTIDKGSQFSFTIPKI, from the coding sequence ATGACGACAACCCAACTCGATAGAAAGATTTCAGAAGAAGAACGCTTAAACGAACTCTACAATTATAAAATTCTTAATACTGGCCCAGATGAAGCACTTAATGAACTCACTGAAATTGCTTCGGCATTATGTGGTACAAACATATCTTTAATATCTTTAATCGATCATGATCGGCAATATTTTAAATCCTGTAAAGGCTTAAATGTAACTGAAACGCCTAGAAATATTTCATTTTGTACACATGCAATACAACAACCTGACGAGCTTTTCATTGTTAATGATGCTAGCGCAGACGATATGTTTAAAGATAACCCATTAGTGACTTCAAACCCACATATTCGGTTTTATGCTGGTGCACCTCTAATTTCAAAAAATGGTTATGCACTAGGAACACTTTGTGTTATAGACCAGCAACCTTATCATTTAAATGAATCCCAAAAAAAAGCGCTTAAAAAATTAGCAAAACAAGCTAGTAGAATATTAGAATTTCATAAACAAGAACGCTACTTAAGAGAGTCAAGAATCCAAATTAATGAACAATCTAAACTGATTAAAGAAATTGTCTTTACACTTGCTCACGACTTAAAATCTCCAATTACATCTACAAGTAGCTTATTAGAAATTTTAAAGGAAGACTATAAAAAAACCCTAGATGAAAAAGCATTACAATATATTAATTATGCTTTGCAAAGTAATCACAAGGTATTGCATTTAATTGAAGAAACACTAGAATTTGCTAAAACAGGTGTTGATGAAAATTCCTTTACCTCAATTAATACAGAAGAATGTGTAAAATCAGCTATTCAACTTTATAAAAGTGAAATTCAAAAAAATAAAGTTGACATTAAATTTGAAAATTTACCAACAGTAGAATCTGTTGAAATGCCACTTAATATTGTTTTTAGAAACCTCATAAGTAATGCTATTAAATACAGACATCCTAATCGTGATTTGATCATCAATATAACAGCTGAACACCTTGATAACTACTGGAAATTTAATGTCATTGATAATGGTATTGGTATCGACAAAAAAAATTTTGAACATATCTTTAAGTTATTCAGAAGGTTACATAACGACGATAAAGGTATTGGTATGGGATTGGCTTTATGTAAAAAAATTGTGCTAAGTTTAGGTGGTAAGATATGGGTAAAATCTACAATAGATAAAGGAAGTCAATTTAGTTTTACCATACCAAAAATTTAG
- a CDS encoding 6-pyruvoyl trahydropterin synthase family protein codes for MAKIRITKQFTFETAHALYGYDGKCKNIHGHSYKLDVTVIGQPITDTNNVKCGMVIDFGDLKKIVKSEVVDVMDHAIVLNQQTPHIQLAEDIKKTGHNVVLVDYQPTSENMVIDFAHRIQSKLSSDLSLHSLKLRETETAFAEWYASDN; via the coding sequence ATGGCGAAGATTAGAATCACCAAACAATTTACTTTCGAAACAGCGCATGCTTTATACGGTTACGACGGCAAATGTAAAAACATTCATGGCCACTCATACAAGCTAGACGTTACTGTAATTGGCCAACCAATTACTGATACCAACAACGTTAAATGTGGTATGGTCATTGATTTTGGAGATTTAAAAAAAATCGTTAAATCTGAAGTCGTCGATGTGATGGATCACGCCATAGTTTTAAACCAACAGACACCACATATTCAGTTAGCAGAAGATATAAAAAAAACTGGCCATAATGTAGTTTTGGTAGATTATCAACCCACAAGTGAAAACATGGTCATAGATTTTGCTCATCGAATTCAATCTAAATTGTCTTCAGATTTAAGTTTACATAGCCTAAAACTACGTGAAACTGAAACTGCTTTTGCTGAGTGGTACGCCAGTGATAATTAA
- a CDS encoding GNAT family N-acetyltransferase — protein MQIQILDFNQLNTKQLYAILQLRSEVFVVEQDCVYQDIDGHDQKAQHVLFFNNDTLAAYARILPPKAYFKELSIGRVIVKQAFRGQKLGHQLMQACIEFCQDNYSNQPIKISAQQYLIKFYEQHKFTCVGKGYLEDGIPHIAMKRYD, from the coding sequence ATGCAAATACAAATTTTAGATTTTAATCAACTTAATACCAAACAATTATATGCAATTTTACAATTGCGTTCAGAAGTTTTTGTTGTAGAACAAGATTGTGTATATCAAGATATCGACGGCCATGACCAAAAAGCCCAGCATGTGCTGTTTTTTAATAATGATACTTTAGCTGCCTACGCTAGAATATTACCACCAAAGGCTTATTTTAAAGAATTAAGCATTGGCCGTGTTATTGTTAAACAAGCATTTAGAGGTCAAAAATTAGGCCATCAATTAATGCAAGCTTGTATTGAATTTTGTCAGGATAACTATTCAAATCAGCCTATTAAAATATCAGCACAACAATACTTAATAAAATTCTATGAGCAGCATAAATTTACTTGTGTTGGCAAAGGTTATTTAGAAGATGGAATTCCTCATATTGCCATGAAACGTTATGACTGA
- a CDS encoding PAS domain-containing protein, giving the protein MLSSFLNAQKSAYIVLQVEDEAYSIIDINTKATECFGDFQQTNFNAFLKQHLVDKNLLASTLTKLKQQPETLQLELKTNCDSGQFQLEFQWFYEGQSQFVSIKFLPLQSIAQQAGDVSFKIFELSQKVAHIGSWYLFVEFKQLICTSNFKRILEVKKDYKPVYGDEYNFIPSEEDRQKLKQHIKKAINHGKAFEFITQITTQLNHKKWVKIKAEVELENNKIVGLIGTLQDITTEKEQELQLKKRNHFISTVLDNLPIGVAINEIDSGKPTYFNEAFQNIYGHDKAAITSFDQFFELVYPEAEYREKIKSEVIKDIKSGDPSRMAWQNLKVTTAKGETRYISAKNIPLFEQNIMISTVTNETQTYLANQELKHVKDRFLYASKAVSDAIWDFDVINDTRYWSNSYQQIFNVKLKSNIVDEAFWRKHIHNQDLERVMSSFFEALNNPKKERWSCHYRFKNGENTYADVFDNAVIIRDKNAEAIRVIGALKDISKEKARTDHLNLLESVIENTTDAILVSEAKPLDQSGPVIIYANKSFKQLTGYDINEIIGHTPKLLHGQKTSAETIKLMYDKMLNYESFEVDVLNYNKKGQEFWINLSVSPIANSEGKFTHWVSVEKDITEKKSKEIQQELIKETNELFKTSSHLAEALNHTFKLTQKFTDFNYGELWVYDQQEKKLKQQCYIEDNKHYNSEFSVKLANEDFSKLFISQYWHTNSIKTIKGISSTQVFSNTKNECLITVFYIPIIQNSEKIGLLILGYNKFTKREDFLTELLEDYRVYLGSEIKHKQAEDELNQIVNYAPDFICIARKDGYLKRVNPSASKILGYTNAFLISNPIVKFFHPEDYQELIEKLKSTTYNTPIYLESRVLSKSNSYIHIAWTISRSKTTDLFYCVGKDITDKIKTELELKNTKNKFELISKSTNDVIWEVNLVEDAIDWSEGFGRLFGYKAEDYPKTINQWIKLIHKDDLERVEKHFDHCIKNPKLNYWTDNYQLKDNNNSFRYIYDQGYIMRDQNGKALKIVGALQDVTNQKNYEAQLEKLNLTLKNRNEDLNRSNKELEQFAYVASHDLQEPLRMISGFLSQLDKNYDHLLDEKAKQYIYFAVDGAQRMRKIILDLLEFSKVDSLKNKLEEVKVATIIEEAKMLLKASIESSKASIKYHNLPTLVISKYQLRQIFVILIDNAIKYVPKNQSPDIEISSKVRKHQIIFSVKDNAIIINNEQYKNVFAIFTRLKQAPEVKGTGIGLATAKKIVTRLGGRIWVESHANGNLFKFSIPLNNSE; this is encoded by the coding sequence ATGCTAAGTTCATTTTTAAATGCTCAGAAATCTGCCTACATCGTTTTACAGGTTGAAGATGAAGCCTATTCAATTATAGACATAAACACAAAAGCAACAGAGTGTTTTGGAGATTTTCAGCAGACTAACTTTAATGCTTTTTTAAAGCAGCATCTTGTTGACAAAAATTTATTAGCATCAACTCTAACAAAGTTAAAACAACAACCTGAGACACTTCAACTAGAACTTAAAACCAATTGCGATTCAGGTCAATTTCAATTAGAATTTCAGTGGTTTTATGAAGGCCAATCTCAATTTGTTTCCATTAAGTTTCTGCCTTTACAAAGTATAGCTCAACAAGCTGGCGATGTGAGTTTTAAAATTTTTGAATTAAGCCAAAAAGTGGCTCACATAGGTAGTTGGTACTTATTTGTAGAATTTAAACAATTAATTTGTACCTCTAATTTTAAACGTATTCTTGAAGTTAAAAAAGATTATAAACCTGTTTATGGTGATGAATACAATTTTATTCCATCTGAAGAAGATCGGCAAAAACTCAAGCAACATATAAAAAAAGCTATAAATCATGGAAAAGCTTTTGAATTTATCACTCAAATTACCACACAATTAAACCATAAAAAATGGGTAAAAATAAAAGCTGAAGTAGAGCTAGAAAATAATAAAATTGTTGGCTTAATTGGAACTTTACAAGATATAACTACAGAAAAAGAACAAGAGCTACAGCTTAAAAAACGCAATCATTTTATATCTACTGTTTTAGATAATTTACCAATTGGTGTTGCTATAAATGAAATTGACTCTGGAAAACCGACTTATTTTAATGAAGCATTTCAAAACATTTATGGGCATGATAAAGCTGCTATAACAAGTTTTGATCAATTTTTTGAATTAGTTTATCCAGAGGCTGAATATCGTGAAAAAATCAAATCTGAAGTAATTAAAGATATTAAAAGTGGTGATCCTAGTCGTATGGCTTGGCAAAACTTAAAAGTAACCACAGCGAAAGGTGAGACAAGATACATTAGTGCTAAAAATATTCCACTTTTTGAGCAAAATATCATGATATCTACAGTTACTAACGAAACGCAAACTTACTTAGCGAATCAAGAGCTTAAACATGTAAAAGACCGTTTTTTATATGCCTCTAAAGCAGTGAGTGACGCCATTTGGGATTTTGACGTTATAAATGATACACGTTATTGGAGCAATAGTTATCAACAGATTTTTAATGTAAAACTGAAATCTAATATTGTCGATGAAGCTTTTTGGCGCAAGCATATACATAATCAGGACTTAGAACGTGTGATGTCAAGTTTTTTTGAAGCTCTTAACAACCCTAAAAAAGAAAGATGGTCTTGTCACTATAGATTTAAAAATGGTGAAAATACTTATGCTGATGTGTTTGATAATGCTGTTATCATTAGAGATAAAAATGCTGAAGCAATTCGGGTAATTGGTGCTCTAAAAGATATCTCTAAAGAAAAAGCTAGGACAGATCATTTAAATTTACTTGAATCTGTTATAGAAAACACTACAGATGCCATTTTAGTATCTGAAGCTAAGCCTTTAGACCAATCAGGTCCCGTAATAATCTATGCGAATAAAAGTTTTAAACAGTTAACTGGTTATGATATTAATGAAATTATTGGTCATACGCCTAAACTTCTTCATGGCCAAAAAACAAGTGCTGAAACTATAAAACTCATGTATGACAAAATGTTAAACTATGAGTCTTTTGAAGTTGATGTACTAAATTACAATAAAAAAGGTCAAGAATTTTGGATAAATTTATCAGTATCACCCATTGCTAATTCTGAAGGGAAATTTACCCATTGGGTTTCAGTAGAAAAAGATATTACAGAAAAAAAATCTAAAGAAATTCAACAAGAACTCATTAAAGAAACCAATGAATTATTTAAAACCTCATCTCATTTAGCTGAGGCTTTAAATCATACCTTTAAGCTTACACAGAAGTTTACAGATTTTAATTATGGAGAATTATGGGTGTATGATCAGCAAGAAAAAAAGCTGAAACAACAATGCTATATTGAAGATAATAAACATTATAATTCTGAATTTAGTGTCAAATTAGCAAACGAAGATTTTAGCAAGTTATTTATCAGCCAGTATTGGCATACTAACTCAATTAAAACTATTAAGGGTATATCAAGCACTCAAGTATTTTCAAATACTAAAAATGAATGCTTAATCACAGTATTTTATATACCAATTATACAAAACTCAGAAAAAATAGGACTTTTAATTCTTGGCTATAATAAATTTACTAAACGCGAAGATTTTCTCACCGAACTCTTAGAAGATTATAGAGTATATTTAGGTAGTGAAATAAAACATAAACAAGCCGAAGATGAACTTAACCAAATTGTAAATTATGCACCAGACTTTATTTGTATAGCTAGAAAAGACGGCTATTTAAAAAGAGTTAATCCATCAGCTTCAAAAATTTTAGGCTATACTAACGCATTTTTAATTAGCAATCCTATTGTTAAATTTTTTCATCCTGAGGATTACCAAGAACTCATTGAAAAACTTAAAAGCACAACATACAATACGCCAATTTATTTAGAAAGTAGGGTTTTAAGTAAGTCTAATTCTTATATTCATATTGCCTGGACTATATCACGTTCTAAAACAACAGACTTATTTTATTGTGTTGGTAAAGATATTACTGATAAAATTAAAACTGAGTTAGAACTTAAAAACACTAAAAATAAATTTGAACTTATTTCTAAATCTACTAATGATGTTATTTGGGAGGTTAACTTAGTTGAGGATGCTATTGATTGGAGTGAAGGTTTTGGGCGACTTTTTGGCTATAAAGCTGAAGATTATCCTAAAACTATTAACCAATGGATAAAGCTTATTCATAAAGACGATTTAGAACGCGTCGAAAAACATTTTGATCATTGCATTAAAAATCCAAAGCTTAATTATTGGACAGACAATTACCAACTCAAAGATAATAACAATAGCTTTAGATATATCTACGACCAAGGTTACATTATGAGAGATCAAAACGGTAAAGCTCTAAAAATTGTTGGCGCCTTACAAGATGTAACCAATCAAAAAAATTACGAGGCACAACTTGAAAAATTAAATTTAACCCTTAAAAACCGAAACGAAGATTTAAATCGATCTAACAAAGAGTTAGAACAATTTGCCTACGTTGCATCACACGATTTACAAGAACCTTTACGTATGATTTCTGGTTTTTTATCTCAACTTGATAAAAACTACGACCATTTATTAGATGAAAAAGCCAAACAGTACATCTATTTTGCTGTTGATGGTGCACAACGTATGCGAAAAATAATTTTAGACTTGCTTGAGTTTTCTAAAGTAGATAGCCTCAAAAATAAGTTAGAAGAGGTAAAGGTAGCAACTATTATAGAAGAAGCTAAAATGCTCCTAAAAGCCTCGATTGAAAGTAGTAAGGCTTCAATTAAATATCATAACTTACCAACTCTGGTTATCTCTAAGTATCAACTCCGTCAAATATTTGTTATTCTAATTGATAATGCCATTAAATACGTTCCTAAAAATCAATCGCCTGACATAGAAATTTCATCGAAAGTTCGTAAACATCAAATTATATTTAGTGTTAAAGATAACGCAATTATTATAAATAATGAGCAATATAAAAATGTATTTGCTATCTTTACAAGACTTAAACAAGCGCCAGAAGTTAAAGGCACAGGAATAGGTTTAGCAACGGCTAAAAAAATTGTGACAAGACTTGGTGGTAGAATTTGGGTAGAATCTCATGCCAATGGAAATCTGTTTAAGTTTAGTATCCCTTTAAATAATAGCGAATGA
- the rpiB gene encoding ribose 5-phosphate isomerase B codes for MTISIGNDHAGTAYKMSVLNHLKAKGITVINHGTDSTESVDYPDFIHPVAQDVENGKAQFGIIICGSGNGANMTANKYQGIRSALCWSKEIVALARQHNNANVLSIPARFVSEQQALQFVTTFLETEFEGGRHQNRIQKIACQ; via the coding sequence ATGACAATTTCAATAGGAAACGATCACGCAGGTACAGCCTACAAAATGAGTGTTTTAAATCATTTAAAAGCTAAAGGTATTACAGTGATTAACCACGGAACCGATTCAACTGAAAGTGTAGATTATCCAGATTTTATTCATCCTGTGGCTCAAGATGTTGAAAATGGTAAAGCTCAATTTGGTATTATTATTTGTGGTAGTGGCAATGGTGCAAATATGACGGCTAATAAATATCAAGGTATTCGTTCAGCTTTGTGTTGGTCCAAAGAAATTGTAGCACTTGCACGCCAACATAATAATGCAAATGTGTTGAGTATACCTGCGCGATTTGTTTCTGAGCAGCAAGCGCTTCAATTTGTCACTACTTTTTTAGAAACTGAATTTGAAGGTGGTCGCCACCAAAATCGTATTCAAAAAATTGCTTGTCAATAA